GGGATGTCTCTCGACGACTGCGTCCTCTACAACCCGCACAAGCCGAACGGCGGACTGACGGCCGGGCAGCTGCGCGACGCGAAGATGATCCTGTGGCGTGGGCACTGCTCGGTGCACGGCCGCTTCTCGCTGGATTCGGTCAACGACGTGCGGGAGCGGATCCCGGGCGTGAATGTCCTGGTCCATCCCGAGTGCAAGCACGAGGTCGTGTCGGCCGCGGACTATGTCGGCTCGACCGAGTACATCATCAAGACACTGGAGGCGGCTCCGGCCGGCTCGAAGTGGGCGATCGGGACGGAGCTCAACCTGGTTCGCCGGGTCGCGAACGCACATCCCGACAAGGAGATCGTCTTCCTCGACAAGACGGTGTGCTTCTGCTCGACGATGAACCGCATCGACCTGCCGCACCTGGTGTGGGCGCTGGAGTCGCTGGCTGAAGGAAATCTGGTGAACCGGATCCAGGTCGACAAGGAGACGGAGAGCTTCGCGAAGCTGGCGCTGGAGCGGATGCTGGCGCTGCCGTAGCGCCCGCCCCGGGCTCGGACCGCATACAGGGGTGCCACCGGCCGTTCGGGCCGGGGGCACCCCTGTGTCGCGTCCGCGACCGGCTCAGACCTGGGCCGGTTCCTGGGCCGCGGGCTCCGCGTCCGCCTCGCCCCGCGGGGCGGGGGACTTGGACGCGCGCTTCGCGGCCTTCTTGTCGGCGCGGCGCTCCTTGCGGAGTTCCACCATCGCGTACAGCGTCGGGACCAGCAGCAGCGTCAGCAGCGTCGAGGTGATCAGGCCGCCGATCACCACCACCGCCAGCGGCTTGGCGATGAAGCCGCCCTCTCCCGTGACGCCCAGGGCCATCGGGAGCAGCGCGAAGATCGTCGCCAGGGCCGTCATCAGGATCGGGCGCAGCCGGTGGCGACCGCCCTCGACGACGGCTTCCACCACGCCCAGGCCCTGTGCCCGGTACTGGTTGATCAGGTCGATCAGCACGATCGCGTTGGTGACCACGATGCCGATGAGCATCAGCATGCCGATCATCGCCGGGACACCCATCGGCGTACCCGTGACGATCAGCAGGCCGATCGCGCCCGTAGCCGCGAAGGGGATCGACACCAGCAGGATCAGCGGCTGGACCAGCGAGCGGAACGTCGCGACCAGCAGCATGAAGACGATCGCGATCGCCGCCAGCATCGCCAGGCCCAGCGAGGCGAAGGCATCGTCCTGGTCGGACGAGACACCACCGATGCTCGCCGTGGCACCGTCCGGGAGGTCCAGCGACTTGAGCTTGCTCTGGAGCGACGCGCTCACCGCGCCCGTGTTGTCACCGGTCGGCTTCGCCGTGATCGTCGCGGCCCGCGAGCCGTCGATCCGCGTCATCGAGACCGGTCCGGGGACGAGCTTCACATCGGCGATGTCACCGAGCTTCACCGGGCCCAGGGGGAGGTTACGAAGGTCCGACAGCGTCTTCGCCGGCTTCGCCGAGGTGATCACGACATCGCGCTCGGTGTCGTCCAGGATCGCCTTGGCCGACGGAGTGCCGCGCACCGCCTGGCCGACGGCCAGACCCAGCGTGGTCTCGTTGAAGCCCGCGTCCGCCGCCTTCGCGTTCGCCTTGACCGAGATCCGCGGGACGCTCTGCGCCAGGTCGCTCTGCACGTCGGTGACGTCGTCGAGCTTCGCCACCTCGGCCCGTACCGCCTCGGACGCCTTCTTCAGCGTGTCCGCGTCGGACGCCTTCACCACGACGCTCAGGTCCTGGTTGCCGAAACCGTCGCCCGCCGCGATCGTCGTGTCGCCGATGCCGTCGAGCTTGCCGAGCTCCTCGTCGATACGGTCGCGGGTCTTCTCGTACGACGACGCGTCCTTCAGGGTCAGCTGGTAGGAGGCCTGGTTGGCACCCGTACCGCCGCCGAAGGCCGCCATGAAGCCGGAGGAGCCGACCGTGACCTGGTAGTCCTTGATCTCGTCGATTCCGTCGAGGGCCTTCTCCACCTTCTTCGCGGAGGCGTCCGCCGCCTCCAGGCTGGTGCCGGGGGCCAGCTCCTGCTTGACGGACATGACCTCCTGCTCGCCCTGGTCGAAGAAGTTCGTCTTCAGCAGCCCGGCCATACCGAAGGTGCCGAAGAGCACGACGAGCGCGAGGACGACGCTGGTGACGCGGCGGCGGGTCGCGAAACGCAGCACCGGCACGTACATCCGCTGCAGCGGGCTGCGCGCCTCCTTCTCCTCCGCCTTGCGCCGGGCCTCGTCCGGGTCGATGCCCCGTACGGCCTTCGGCGCGCGCAGGAACCAGAACGACAGGACGGGGACGACGGTCAGCGAGACCAGCAGCGAGGCCAGCAGGGCCGCGGTGATGGTCAGCGAGAACGAGCCGAAGAGCTCACCGACCATGCCGCCCACCAGACCGATGGGCAGGAAGACGGCGACGGTCGTCAGCGTCGACGAGGTGACGGCGCCCGCCACTTCCTTCACCGCGGTGATGATCGCCGACTGCCGCTCCTCGCCGTAGCCGAGGTGCCGCTTGATGTTCTCCAGAACCACGATCGAGTCGTCGACGACCCGGCCGATCGCGATGGTCAGCGCGCCCAGCGTGAGCATGTTGAGCGACAGATCACGCGTCCAGAGCACGATCAGCGCGAGGACGACCGAGAGCGGGATGGAGACCGCCGTGACCAGCGTGGAACGGAGCGAGGCCAGGAAGAGAAGGATCACGATGACCGCGAAGAGCAGTCCGAGCGCGCCTTCGGTGGTCAGACCGGAGATCGACTTGGAGACGGCAGGGCCCTGGTCGGAGACGACGGTCAGCTGAGCACCGGAGCCAAGGTCCTTGCGGAGCTCGGGCAGCTTGTCCTTGACCGCGTCGGAGATGGCGACCGCGCTGCCGTCGTTGTCCATGGTGGCGAGGACGGCGAGACTCGGCTTGCCGTCCGTACGGGTGATGGAGACCCGCTGGGACTCCTCCTGCTTCACCGTGGCGATTTCGCCGAGGCGTACCGGCTTGCCCTTCGCCGGGGAAACGCGCAGGTCCTCGATCTGCTTCAGCGTGGTGAAGCCGCCACCGACCTGGACCGTACGGCTCTTGCCGTCCTCGGAGAAGGAGCCTGCCGGCAGCGTCGCGCCGCCCGCCTTGAGCGCCTCGGCGAGCGCCATGGTGTCCAGCCCGGCCGAGGCGAGCTTCTTGTTGTCGGGAGTGACGGAGACCTGGAGGTCCTGGACGCCGTCGACGGAGACCTGGCCGACGCCGTCGATGTCCTCGAGCGCCGGCACGACGGTGCGCTCCAGCTGGTCGCTGAGCGCCTGCTGGTCCTTGTCGGAGGTGATGGCAAGGACGACGGTCGGGATGTCGTCCGTCGAACCGGCGATGACCTGCGGGTCGACGTCGTCGGGCAGCTGGGTACGGGCCCGGTTCACAGCCTGCTGCACATCGGCGACGAGCTGCTTGGAGCCGTCCCCGTACTCGAAGCTGGCCATGATCACGGCGTTGCCCTCGCTCGCCGTGGAGGTGATGCCCTTGATGCCGTCGACGGCCTTGATGGTGCTCTCGAGCGGTTCGACGACCTGCTTCTCGACCACATCGGGGGACGCGCCCTGGTACGGGGCCAGCACCGACACCATCGGCAGTTCGATGGAGGGCAGCAGCTGCTGCTTGAGCTGCGGGATGGCGATCGCTCCGAAGACGATCGCGACGATCGACATCAGACCGATCAGGGCTCGTTGCGACAGGCTGAATCTGGACAGCCAGGACATGAGGTCTCTCTTCTGTGGCTTACGCGGCAGGAAGGACATGAGGGCGCAGTCGGCTGCCCGTTAATACGATCAGGCATTCGAGGAGGTCCTATCCTCGATCCCAGGTCCAGTTCCTTATCTCGCGCATACCGCAGCTGGAGTACTCGGAGCTGCGGCTCACTCCACCCTCGGACGTACCAGGCCCGATTCGTACGCGATAACCACCAATTGGGCGCGGTCGCGGGCACCGAGTTTCGCCATCGCGCGGTTCACATGCGTCTTCACGGTCAGCGGGCTGACCTCGAGCCGTTCGGCGATCTCGTCATTGGAATGGCCGCCGGCGACCAGGACGAGGACTTCACGCTCGCGCACGGTGAGCGCGGAGAGCCGCTCGGAGTGCTCCCGGGCCTTCTGCCCGTCGTCCGAAGTGCCGCCCTGCGCAAGGAACTTGGCGATCAGGCCCTTGGTGGCGACCGGCGAGAGCAGCGCCTCGCCCGCAGCGGCGATACGGATGGCATTGAGCAGTTCGTCCGGTTCCGCTCCCTTGCCGAGGAAGCCCGATGCGCCTGCCCGCAGCGACTGCACGACGTACTCGTCCACCTCGAAGGTGGTGAGCATGACGACGCGTACGTTCACCAGTTCGGGGTCGGCGCTGATCATGCGGGTGGCGGCGAGCCCGTCCGTCCCGGGCATCCGGATGTCCATCAGGACGACATCGGGCTTGGCGGAACGGGCGAGCGCCACCGCCTCGGCGCCGTCCGCCGCCTCCGCGACGACATTCATGTCGGGTTCGGAGTCCACCAGGACCCGGAACGCGCTGCGCAGCAGTGTCTGGTCGTCGGCGAGCAGCACCCTGATCGTCATGTGTCCTCCCCCGCGCGGGTCTTGACCGGCAGTATCGCCTGCACCCGGAAGCCGCCGCCGTAGCGGGGGCCCGCGGTGAGGGTGCCGCCGAGTGCGATGACCCGCTCGCGCATACCGAGCAGACCGTGGCCGCCGCCGTCCGCCGGCCCTTCGGCCTCGGCGCCGTTGTCGAGCACCGTGACCTCCACGGTGCGGCCGACCCGCACCACGCTCACCTCGGCCTTCGCCTCCGTGCCCGCATGCTTCTGCACATTGGTCAGCGACTCCTGGATGATCCGGTACGCCGCGAGGTCGACGGCCGCGGGCAGCCGGATCCCGTCGTCGGCACGGGCCACCTCGACCGGCAGACCGGCCTGCCGGAAGGTGATGACCAGCTCATCAAGGACATCGAGGCCGGGAGCCGGTTCGGTGGGGGCCTCCGGGTCGCCGGACTGGCGGAGGAGGCCGACCGTGGCGCGCAGTTCGTTGAGCGCGGAGCGGCTGGCCTCGCGGACATGGGCGAGGGCCTCCTTGGCCTGGTCCGGCCGCTTGTCCATGACATGCGCGGCGACGCCCGCCTGGACGTTGACCAGGGCGATGTGGTGCGCGACCACATCGTGGAGGTCGCGGGCAATCCGCAGCCGCTCCTCCGCGACCCGTCGGCGGGCCTCCTCCTCGCGGGTGCGCTCGGCGCGCTCGGCCCGCTCGCGTATCGCATCGACGAAGGCCCGGCGGCTGCGAACGGCGTCGCCCGCGGCCCCCGCCATCCCGGTCCAGGCGAAGAGGCCGAGGTTCTCCTGGGTGTACCAGGGGGTCGAACCGAAGAACATCGCGGCGCCGGTCAGCACGGCCATGGTCAGCAGGCCGACGCGCCAGGTGGTGGGGCGGTCGGTGCAGGAGGCGACGGTGTAGAGGGCGATCACGGCGCTCATCGCGACCGGGGCGGCCGGATCGCCCACGACGAGCTCGACGACCGAGATCGCGGTGGTGAACACGAGCACGGCCATCGGGTTGCGGCGACGGAAGACGAGGGCCCCGGCGACCAGGACCATCAGCACCAGGCTGCGCGGCTCGGGCGTACGGCTGAAGAAGGCCGGACCGTGCGGTCCGTTCGGATCGGCGAAGGAGCCGACGACCATGCAGATCAGTACGGCCAGGGCGAGCGCGCCGTCGAACGCCATCGGATGCGCGCGCAGCCAGCGCTGGGTGCGGGCGAACCCGGTGGCGAGTGAGGTCACATCCAGCAACGGTACGGCGTGCCGCGACGGCCGCGTACACCCGCGTACACGGCAGAAGACAGCGGAAGACCCCGCTCCGGACCGATCCGGGGCGGGGCCGTTCGGCTGTTGGAGTGCGCGTGGTCAGCCGGGGATGAGACCGTCGTCGCTGAGCATCTCCCTGACGTCCTCAAGCGTGGCGTCCGGGGCCGGCAGGATCAGCTCGGACGGCTCCAGGGCGTCGTCCGGCAGGGGTTCGCCGAGCTCGCGGACCCTGTCCAGGAGCGCGTTGAGAGTCCGGCGGAAGCCCTCATCGTCACCGCGCTCCATCTCGGCCAGCAGCTCGTCGTCCAGCTTGTTGAGCTCGGTGAAGTGGCTGTCCGCCAACTTCACCTGGCCCTCCCCCATGATCCGTACGATCATGACGAGTCCCTACTGCTTGTCGAACTTGTTCGGGGTGTTCTGCTGCGGGGCGGCGTCCTGCCGGCCTGCGGCACCGCCTTCGATCGCCTGCTGCGGACCCGAGCCGCCCGCGAGCTCGGCCTTCATCCGCTGCAGCTCCAGCTCTACATCTGTACCACCGGAA
This portion of the Streptomyces sp. NBC_01750 genome encodes:
- a CDS encoding efflux RND transporter permease subunit, translated to MSWLSRFSLSQRALIGLMSIVAIVFGAIAIPQLKQQLLPSIELPMVSVLAPYQGASPDVVEKQVVEPLESTIKAVDGIKGITSTASEGNAVIMASFEYGDGSKQLVADVQQAVNRARTQLPDDVDPQVIAGSTDDIPTVVLAITSDKDQQALSDQLERTVVPALEDIDGVGQVSVDGVQDLQVSVTPDNKKLASAGLDTMALAEALKAGGATLPAGSFSEDGKSRTVQVGGGFTTLKQIEDLRVSPAKGKPVRLGEIATVKQEESQRVSITRTDGKPSLAVLATMDNDGSAVAISDAVKDKLPELRKDLGSGAQLTVVSDQGPAVSKSISGLTTEGALGLLFAVIVILLFLASLRSTLVTAVSIPLSVVLALIVLWTRDLSLNMLTLGALTIAIGRVVDDSIVVLENIKRHLGYGEERQSAIITAVKEVAGAVTSSTLTTVAVFLPIGLVGGMVGELFGSFSLTITAALLASLLVSLTVVPVLSFWFLRAPKAVRGIDPDEARRKAEEKEARSPLQRMYVPVLRFATRRRVTSVVLALVVLFGTFGMAGLLKTNFFDQGEQEVMSVKQELAPGTSLEAADASAKKVEKALDGIDEIKDYQVTVGSSGFMAAFGGGTGANQASYQLTLKDASSYEKTRDRIDEELGKLDGIGDTTIAAGDGFGNQDLSVVVKASDADTLKKASEAVRAEVAKLDDVTDVQSDLAQSVPRISVKANAKAADAGFNETTLGLAVGQAVRGTPSAKAILDDTERDVVITSAKPAKTLSDLRNLPLGPVKLGDIADVKLVPGPVSMTRIDGSRAATITAKPTGDNTGAVSASLQSKLKSLDLPDGATASIGGVSSDQDDAFASLGLAMLAAIAIVFMLLVATFRSLVQPLILLVSIPFAATGAIGLLIVTGTPMGVPAMIGMLMLIGIVVTNAIVLIDLINQYRAQGLGVVEAVVEGGRHRLRPILMTALATIFALLPMALGVTGEGGFIAKPLAVVVIGGLITSTLLTLLLVPTLYAMVELRKERRADKKAAKRASKSPAPRGEADAEPAAQEPAQV
- a CDS encoding response regulator transcription factor, with the protein product MTIRVLLADDQTLLRSAFRVLVDSEPDMNVVAEAADGAEAVALARSAKPDVVLMDIRMPGTDGLAATRMISADPELVNVRVVMLTTFEVDEYVVQSLRAGASGFLGKGAEPDELLNAIRIAAAGEALLSPVATKGLIAKFLAQGGTSDDGQKAREHSERLSALTVREREVLVLVAGGHSNDEIAERLEVSPLTVKTHVNRAMAKLGARDRAQLVVIAYESGLVRPRVE
- a CDS encoding sensor histidine kinase; translation: MTSLATGFARTQRWLRAHPMAFDGALALAVLICMVVGSFADPNGPHGPAFFSRTPEPRSLVLMVLVAGALVFRRRNPMAVLVFTTAISVVELVVGDPAAPVAMSAVIALYTVASCTDRPTTWRVGLLTMAVLTGAAMFFGSTPWYTQENLGLFAWTGMAGAAGDAVRSRRAFVDAIRERAERAERTREEEARRRVAEERLRIARDLHDVVAHHIALVNVQAGVAAHVMDKRPDQAKEALAHVREASRSALNELRATVGLLRQSGDPEAPTEPAPGLDVLDELVITFRQAGLPVEVARADDGIRLPAAVDLAAYRIIQESLTNVQKHAGTEAKAEVSVVRVGRTVEVTVLDNGAEAEGPADGGGHGLLGMRERVIALGGTLTAGPRYGGGFRVQAILPVKTRAGEDT
- the pspAA gene encoding PspA-associated protein PspAA, with the protein product MIVRIMGEGQVKLADSHFTELNKLDDELLAEMERGDDEGFRRTLNALLDRVRELGEPLPDDALEPSELILPAPDATLEDVREMLSDDGLIPG